In the genome of Parus major isolate Abel chromosome 2, Parus_major1.1, whole genome shotgun sequence, one region contains:
- the LOC107198472 gene encoding prostatic acid phosphatase-like: protein MRARQLVCGIWSLCFMFCLFCIFLHQTTAKRKLKFVSLVFRHGDHTPQEFFPTDKHREIARQQGYGQLTKLGIQQQYELGQYMRRRYSHFLSVVYKQCEIYVQSTDCDHTLMSAQASLAGLYPPTQSQIWNPRILWQPIPVHTVPLSHDNLLYLPFSHCPKYKELLRETFATRDFQRQFKHYKQFLKFLATHTGYPLKTLTTERIWKLSDTLQYEDTNNYTLPVWATHGVRTKLMKLSELLLQAEFGIHKQRQKSRLQGGILLKTILKHILDARKPSYHQKMVIYSTHAATIAALQMALNVFNGKLPPHSACHFFELYQEKNGQYTIEMYYRNNTLREPHPLTLPGCKFRCPLERFTHLVSPILVHYWTRECRM from the exons GTATTTCGCCATGGTGATCATACCCCACAGGAGTTTTTTCCAACTGATAAGCACAGAGAAATTGCAAGACAACAGGGATATGGCCAACTTACCAAG CTTGGCATACAACAGCAGTATGAGCTTGGCCAGTACATGCGGAGGAGATACTCTCATTTCCTGAGCGTTGTTTACAAGCAGTGTGAG attTATGTTCAAAGCACTGACTGTGATCACACACTTATGAGTGCTCAGGCAAGTCTTGCTGGACTGTACCCACCAACACAGAGTCAGATTTGGAACCCCAGAATCCTTTGGCAGCCAATTCCAGTTCACACAGTGCCGCTGTCACATGATAAT ttgcTATACCTACCTTTCTCACACTGCCCAAAATACAAGGAGCTTCTGAGAGAAACCTTTGCAACAAGGGATTTCCAAAGGCAATTCAAGCACTACAAG caatttctgaagtttttagCCACTCATACAGGATACCCATTGAAGACGTTGACTACTGAGAGGATTTGGAAGCTCTCTGACACTTTACAATATGAG GACACTAACAATTACACTCTACCTGTTTGGGCTACTCATGGTGTCAGGACCAAGCTGATGAAGCTGTCAGAATTGTTACTGCAGGCGGAATTCGGGATCCacaaacaaagacaaaaatcacGTTTGCAGGGAG gtattcttttaaaaactattcTAAAGCATATCTTAGATGCCAGAAAGCCTTCATATCATCAAAAAATGGTTATATATTCCACG CATGCAGCTACCATTGCTGCCTTACAGATGGCACTCAATGTCTTCAATGGGAAATTGCCTCCTCACAGTGCCTGCCATTTTTTTGAactttatcaggaaaaaaacgG GCAATACACCATAGAAATGTACTACAGGAATAATACTTTGAGGGAGCCTCACCCCCTCACTCTCCCTGGCTGCAAATTTCGCTGTCCCCTAGAGAGATTTACTCATCTGGTCTCTCCCATCCTCGTACACTACTGGACAAGAGAATGTAGAATGTAG